From Aedes albopictus strain Foshan chromosome 1, AalbF5, whole genome shotgun sequence, one genomic window encodes:
- the LOC134290069 gene encoding uncharacterized protein LOC134290069, with translation MPNRNDAAAAAATAAFVSVKLPDFWKSDPAMWFAQAEAQFHLAKIVSDETKFYHIVAKVDQSVICHIADLVATPPAADKYQAVKDRLIARFALSAEHRFEQLLGSHDLGDMRPTHLLAKMRELSTGLGVDDSLLKMIFIQRLPAGIRPILTCHDGTIDKLAEMADKITDSSSQTTVGMQQSLGIQNWTMLVP, from the exons ATGCCAAATAGAAACGACGCTGCCGCTGCGGCGGCTACTGCAGCATTTGTTTCAGTCAAGCTGCCGGATTTTTGGAAGTCCGACCCAGCTATGTGGTTTGCGCAAGCGGAAGCGCAATTCCACCTCGCAAAAATTGTGAGTGACGAGACTAAGTTCTACCACATAGTCGCTAAGGTGGATCAGTCCGTCATTTGCCACATAGCTGACTTGGTAGCAACTCCGCCTGCTGCAGATAAATACCAAGCTGTGAAAGATCGTTTGATCGCTCGGTTTGCACTGTCCGCTGAACATCGCTTCGAGCAGCTTCTCGGATCTCACGACCTTGGTGATATGCGGCCAACACATTTGTTGGCGAAAATGCGAGAATTGTCAACCGGATTGGGAGTAGACGACAGCCTATTGAAGATGATTTTCATCCAGCGGCTTCCGGCTGGTATTCGGCCAATTTTGACTTGTCACGACGGCACTATTGACAAACTGGCTGAAATGGCTGATAAGATCACCGATTCGTCCAGTCAGACTACTGTCGGAATG CAGCAGTCGCTCGGCATCCAGAACTGGACTATGTTGGTACCATAA